Below is a genomic region from Paraburkholderia phenazinium.
GGGGCTTCCTCCGCCGTCGGCGGCGGCGCCTCGTCCAGTCCCATCTCTGGAATAAACCGCGACGGCTCGCACACCACCGTCTCCCGCGCGCGCTTTCTCTTCTTGCACCAGTTCAGATGCAAGCTGCGCTGCGCCCGCGTAATCGCCACGTACATCAGCCGGCGCTCTTCCTCGATGCGCGCGTCGTCGATTGGCGCGTCGTCCGAGCCGCCGCGGTGCGGCATGATGCCTTCCTCGACGCCCACCAGAAACACGTGCGGATACTCGAGCCCCTTCGACGCGTGCACCGTCGAAAGCCGCACCGCGTCCGGATCTTCCTCTTTACCTTCGAGCATCGACATCAGCGCCACCGTCTGGATCAGGCCCAGCAGGTTCTTGCCGGTATCCGCGAGACCGTCCGCGTTGTCGTAGCCGGTCGCCTCGGAGCCCGCTTCCGGCTCGGGCTTGGTGCCCTTGCGCTTCAACCACTCCACGAACTCCAGCACGTTCTGCCATTTCGACTGAGCCTGGCGCTCGTCGAACGCGTCGTAAAGGTAGGCCTCGTAGTGGATCGCGTCCATCAGGTCGTTGAGCACCTCGGTGGCCGGATCTTTTTCAGCGCGGTCGGTGAGGCGCTGCATGAAATCGCAGAAGGTGCGCAGCGGCTCGACCTGGCGCACCGACAGCCGCGCCTCGATCCCGCCCATATACACCGCCTCGAACAGCGACACCTTCGCCTGACCCGCGAACGATCCAAGCGCCTCGAGCGTCGTGTTGCCCACGCCGCGCCGCGGCGTAGTAATGGCGCGGATGAAAGCAGGATCGTCGTCGGCGTTGGCGATCAGCCGCAGATACGCGCAGATATCCTTGATCTCGGCCTTGTCGAAGAACGACTGCCCGCCCGACAGTACATACGGAATCCGCTCGCGCCGCAGCACCTGCTCGAAGATCCGCGCCTGGAAATTGCCGCGATACAGGATCGCGTAGTCGCGGAACTGCGCACGCCGTTCGAACTTATGCGCGGACAAGCGAAATACCACGGACTCGGCTTCGTGTTCCTCGTCATTGCAGCCCGTCACGGTGATCGTGTCGCCCATGCCGTGTTCGGACCACAGTTTCTTCTCGAACAGCTTCGGGTTGTTCGCGATCACGTTGTTGGCGGCCGTCAGAATCCGCACCGTCGACCGGTAGTTCTGCTCCAGCTTCACCAGATGCAGCTTCGGAAAATCCTTGCCGAGTTGCGCCAGATTCTCCAGGGTCGCACCGCGCCAGCCGTAGATGGCCTGATCGTCGTCGCCCACCGCCGTGAATGCAGCGCGCGGGCCGGCCAGCTGCTTCAGCAGCTCGTACTGGCACGCATTGGTGTCCTGGTACTCGTCGATCAGCAGATAGCGCAGCTTGTTCTGCCAGCGGTCGCGCACCGCTTCGTTCTTCGCGAAGAGCTCGGCGGGCAGGCGGATCAGATCGTCGAAATCCACCGCCTGGTAAGCGTGCAGCGTAGCGACGTAGTTGCGGTAAACAATCGCCGCCTGGTGCTCGTCCTCGTTCGCCGCAATCGCCACCGCCTCTTCCG
It encodes:
- a CDS encoding UvrD-helicase domain-containing protein — encoded protein: MSAGLNPAQNEAVRYLDGPCLVLAGAGSGKTRVITQKIAHLIEVKGFEPRHIAAVTFTNKAAAEMRERVGKLLEGKTLTTPGKEGRKVPVNQLTVCTFHSLGVQILRQEAEHVGLKPQFSIMDSDDCFGMIQEQVGSTDKGFIRKIQSIISLWKNGLIMPEEAVAIAANEDEHQAAIVYRNYVATLHAYQAVDFDDLIRLPAELFAKNEAVRDRWQNKLRYLLIDEYQDTNACQYELLKQLAGPRAAFTAVGDDDQAIYGWRGATLENLAQLGKDFPKLHLVKLEQNYRSTVRILTAANNVIANNPKLFEKKLWSEHGMGDTITVTGCNDEEHEAESVVFRLSAHKFERRAQFRDYAILYRGNFQARIFEQVLRRERIPYVLSGGQSFFDKAEIKDICAYLRLIANADDDPAFIRAITTPRRGVGNTTLEALGSFAGQAKVSLFEAVYMGGIEARLSVRQVEPLRTFCDFMQRLTDRAEKDPATEVLNDLMDAIHYEAYLYDAFDERQAQSKWQNVLEFVEWLKRKGTKPEPEAGSEATGYDNADGLADTGKNLLGLIQTVALMSMLEGKEEDPDAVRLSTVHASKGLEYPHVFLVGVEEGIMPHRGGSDDAPIDDARIEEERRLMYVAITRAQRSLHLNWCKKRKRARETVVCEPSRFIPEMGLDEAPPPTAEEAPMTPKDRLASLKALLQKP